In Hydrogenovibrio marinus, a single genomic region encodes these proteins:
- a CDS encoding succinylglutamate desuccinylase/aspartoacylase family protein, giving the protein MQKNNPITLGGVTVQPGERKTIDLVVGKLYTHSELTMPVQVLCGRQSGPVLFVSAAIHGDELNGVEIIRRLLKVKSLNRLKGTLIAVPIVNLHGFIHHSRYLPDRRDLNRSFPGSEKGSVASRMAHLFLKEVVAQSTHGIDIHTGAINRTNLPQIRATLDDPETFALAQAFAAPLMINSDLRKGSLRAAAVKNNIPLLLYEAGEALRFDEVSIRAGVRGIINVMRELNMIAKSRKVPSTRSAVVARSSFWMRAPHSGIFRSVVADGKRVIANQTLMGVISDPFGESEIEIYAPNNGIVIGQMRLPLVNEGEALYHIAKFARSDIAAEVVDEFTEEISDDQPYADDFPVI; this is encoded by the coding sequence ATGCAAAAGAACAACCCGATTACGCTGGGCGGCGTCACCGTCCAACCAGGCGAACGCAAAACCATCGACTTGGTGGTCGGCAAACTTTATACCCACAGTGAGCTGACCATGCCAGTACAAGTTCTCTGTGGACGCCAATCCGGCCCGGTGTTGTTCGTCAGTGCTGCGATTCATGGCGATGAATTGAATGGGGTGGAGATCATCCGCCGCCTGCTCAAGGTCAAATCGCTCAATCGATTGAAAGGCACTTTGATTGCCGTACCGATTGTCAATTTACACGGGTTTATCCACCATAGCCGCTACCTGCCGGACAGACGTGATTTGAATCGCAGCTTCCCCGGCTCCGAAAAAGGCTCGGTCGCCTCCCGCATGGCACATTTGTTTTTGAAGGAAGTGGTTGCACAGTCGACTCATGGCATCGACATACATACTGGCGCAATCAACCGCACCAACCTACCACAAATTCGTGCCACGCTGGATGACCCGGAAACCTTTGCTCTGGCACAGGCATTCGCTGCGCCGTTGATGATCAACAGCGATTTGCGCAAAGGGTCATTGCGTGCCGCTGCCGTGAAAAACAATATCCCTCTGCTACTTTATGAAGCGGGGGAAGCTTTGCGATTCGACGAGGTCTCGATTCGTGCTGGTGTACGCGGTATCATCAATGTAATGCGCGAACTCAACATGATCGCCAAATCCAGAAAAGTGCCCTCGACACGTAGCGCAGTGGTAGCGCGTTCCAGCTTCTGGATGCGCGCACCTCACAGCGGTATTTTCCGCTCGGTAGTAGCGGATGGCAAACGCGTCATCGCCAACCAAACGCTAATGGGCGTAATTTCAGACCCATTCGGTGAATCCGAAATCGAAATCTATGCACCGAACAACGGCATCGTTATCGGCCAAATGCGCCTACCACTGGTGAACGAAGGGGAAGCCTTGTACCATATTGCTAAGTTCGCACGTAGTGATATCGCCGCCGAAGTCGTTGATGAATTTACCGAAGAAATCTCCGACGACCAACCTTATGCTGACGATTTTCCGGTGATTTAA
- the rimK gene encoding 30S ribosomal protein S6--L-glutamate ligase gives MKIAILSREPELYSTQRLVKAAEERGHEVEVIDALRCYMNITSNNPHIHYQGRVLDDFDAVIPRIGASITFYGTAILRQFEMMGVYPLNESVAIARSRDKLRSLQLLSRKGIGLPVTGFAHSPDDVDDLLQEVGGAPVVIKLLEGTQGVGVVLAETHSAAQSVIQAFHGLKANILVQEFISEAKGADIRCFVVGGKVIAAMKRQGKEGEFRSNLHQGGSATLVRITPEERATAIRAAKVMGLNVCGVDLLRSNHGPLVMEVNSSPGLEGIETSSGKDVASIIIQFIEKNAKPHNTRTKGKG, from the coding sequence ATGAAAATTGCCATTTTATCCCGTGAACCGGAACTTTACTCCACGCAGCGCTTGGTAAAAGCCGCTGAAGAACGTGGACATGAAGTCGAGGTTATCGATGCGCTACGTTGTTATATGAACATCACGTCTAACAACCCGCACATCCACTACCAAGGTCGCGTGTTGGACGATTTCGACGCGGTGATTCCGCGTATCGGCGCTTCCATCACTTTTTATGGCACGGCGATATTGCGTCAGTTTGAAATGATGGGGGTTTATCCCTTGAACGAATCCGTTGCCATCGCGCGTTCCCGCGACAAACTTCGTAGTCTGCAATTACTTTCCAGAAAAGGCATCGGCTTGCCGGTCACAGGATTTGCACACTCGCCGGATGATGTCGACGACCTGTTGCAGGAAGTTGGCGGTGCGCCGGTAGTGATAAAACTATTGGAAGGTACGCAAGGCGTTGGCGTGGTACTGGCAGAAACCCATTCTGCGGCGCAAAGTGTTATTCAGGCATTCCATGGTTTAAAAGCGAACATTCTGGTACAGGAATTCATCTCTGAAGCCAAAGGCGCGGATATCCGCTGTTTCGTGGTGGGTGGCAAAGTGATTGCCGCCATGAAGCGCCAAGGAAAAGAAGGCGAATTCCGCTCAAATCTTCACCAAGGCGGTTCTGCGACGCTGGTTCGCATCACGCCGGAAGAAAGAGCCACTGCCATTCGCGCCGCAAAAGTCATGGGCTTGAATGTCTGCGGTGTTGACTTGCTTCGCTCCAATCATGGCCCTCTGGTAATGGAAGTCAACTCTTCTCCCGGATTGGAAGGCATAGAAACCTCTTCCGGAAAAGATGTCGCCAGTATTATCATTCAATTTATTGAAAAGAACGCCAAGCCTCACAACACACGTACCAAAGGCAAGGGTTAA
- a CDS encoding efflux RND transporter periplasmic adaptor subunit, with the protein MKRLLKNFAVHHALSASVAIVAFSFLFSNTVYASSTEHVQAVAAVKVAPASPQSWQLTGQVESRYAIPLSFRVGGQVESKTVEVGEKVAKDQVLASLDKADLKLTFQQAQANLSKSKADYDNAQRERKRLTKMYANKLVSEQDLQRAETTEIAAKQSVLAMQAALELAQRQLNYSQLKAPDDGVLTNVNVEAGQVVSAGQALFTLATGAHEAVVYLPANRLHADLSSVEVEGVDQAGTCKAVLRAKTPVNDNDTLQYKAYFTLKDCTQTLPLGAVVELNVKQQLNDLMQVPVSALIDSGNQPRVWLIKDNKVYGVAVKVVSMGAEFAVIQALQPQDLPLGSQVVADGVHLLTEGSAVKIVADNVENADSGLVEAM; encoded by the coding sequence ATGAAACGACTACTCAAGAACTTCGCAGTTCATCACGCACTCAGCGCATCCGTGGCGATTGTCGCCTTTTCTTTTTTATTTTCGAACACCGTTTATGCCAGTAGTACCGAGCATGTTCAAGCCGTTGCCGCGGTTAAGGTGGCGCCTGCATCTCCGCAGAGTTGGCAGCTGACCGGTCAAGTCGAGAGTCGCTACGCCATTCCCTTGAGTTTCCGTGTGGGCGGACAGGTAGAGTCGAAAACGGTTGAAGTCGGTGAAAAGGTGGCTAAGGATCAAGTACTTGCCAGTTTGGATAAGGCGGATTTGAAACTGACTTTTCAACAGGCACAAGCCAACCTAAGCAAGTCGAAAGCAGACTATGATAACGCCCAACGCGAGCGTAAGCGTTTGACCAAGATGTATGCGAATAAGCTGGTGAGTGAGCAGGATTTGCAACGCGCCGAGACAACGGAAATAGCAGCCAAACAATCCGTGTTGGCGATGCAGGCGGCACTTGAGCTGGCACAACGTCAGCTGAATTACAGTCAGCTTAAAGCCCCGGATGACGGTGTGCTGACAAATGTGAATGTCGAAGCAGGTCAGGTGGTCTCTGCCGGGCAAGCACTGTTTACTTTGGCAACGGGCGCGCATGAAGCGGTGGTTTACCTACCTGCGAACCGTTTGCATGCCGACTTGTCTTCTGTGGAAGTGGAAGGGGTCGATCAAGCCGGAACCTGTAAGGCGGTGTTGAGAGCGAAAACCCCTGTAAACGATAACGACACTTTGCAGTACAAAGCCTATTTCACTTTGAAAGACTGTACTCAGACCTTGCCTTTGGGCGCGGTGGTTGAGTTGAACGTAAAACAGCAGTTGAACGATTTGATGCAAGTGCCGGTGAGCGCGCTGATTGATAGTGGTAACCAACCGAGAGTTTGGTTGATCAAAGACAACAAGGTATATGGTGTTGCGGTCAAAGTGGTCTCCATGGGCGCAGAGTTTGCCGTGATTCAAGCATTGCAGCCGCAGGATTTGCCTTTGGGTTCTCAGGTCGTGGCGGATGGCGTTCATCTTCTGACGGAAGGTTCTGCCGTTAAGATTGTTGCAGACAATGTCGAAAATGCCGACTCCGGGTTGGTTGAGGCAATGTAA
- a CDS encoding efflux RND transporter permease subunit: MMQKWNLSELAVRHKTLTLYFIIVSLIIGTLAFFKLGRAEDPSFTLKMAVVSAKWPGATPEQMQNQVADLIERKLQQIDYFDKVETTARPGEVNMLVMFKDYTPPSKVDDLFYQVRKRMLDLNGQFPKGVQGPFVNDDFADVYFTLYALTQGNLSYSDWVKTAESTRNALLKVPGVEKVRLLGEQQQQISIEFDTKKLAKLGLTQSQILSVLPQYQTVVASGFIETQGPRVYVRSGAMAQSVDQLKKLPIAVQGQVIHLGDLAKITKGFVSPSPYIIRNEGKQTLMLGVVMKPGGNGLALSDNLSSFSQQWEQNLPKGVKLEKVTNQGDAISLAVNTFQLKFLIAVLVVMAVSFLTLGMRAGVVVALAIPLTLALTFFLMQLTGKNLDRITLGALILALGLLVDDAIISIEMMLVKMEEGMARIKAAAFAWTVTASPMLFGTLVTIMGFVPIGFAQSNVGEYTENIFWILAFSLLLSWLVAVTFTPYLGYKLLPEPKKLHTENSLPHNVFSRRLSSMVVWCVGNRKKVVLITVALFILSVVGMATKVEKQFFPTSDRPELLIDINLPEGTSQQVTNAMALKVEDYVKQQPEVKTLSSYIGQGAPRFFMALNPELPDPAFAKIIVVTKNAEERKKLRHRLEAYVEQGHFSAARVRVHALLYGPPVIWPVTFRVMGDNVDELRKLGEQVRQIMAKNPNIRTANLEWGNKTPVVDLQYNLDRMAKLGLTPISLSQQLQGALQGEIQADAFEGTRRIDLTSYSTQERQALLSRLKSITVETAQGKKLPLEQVATVKIGFEDPVLKRRTRTQFINVNAEVEGAQPPDVTMAIWKELQPMIKTLPADYHIEIGGSVEESGKAQASIQKMMPVMVFLMVTLIMLNMQSFLGTFMVLITAPLGLIGAVAAMLVFSQPFGFVANLGMIGLAGILMRNTLILVGQINENQKQGMEPKEALIDATLRRARPVLLTALAAILAFIPLTTNTFWGPLAFVLIGGIGVGTLLTLLFIPALYALWYRVKV, from the coding sequence ATGATGCAGAAATGGAATCTATCGGAGTTAGCCGTTAGGCACAAAACGCTGACGCTGTATTTCATTATCGTTTCTCTGATTATCGGTACCTTGGCCTTTTTCAAATTGGGTCGTGCAGAAGACCCGAGTTTTACGCTGAAAATGGCGGTGGTGTCTGCCAAATGGCCGGGTGCGACGCCTGAACAGATGCAGAATCAGGTCGCGGACTTGATTGAACGTAAACTCCAGCAGATAGATTATTTCGACAAGGTGGAAACCACGGCAAGACCCGGTGAGGTCAATATGCTGGTGATGTTTAAGGACTATACGCCGCCTTCAAAGGTCGATGACCTTTTCTATCAGGTGCGAAAGCGCATGCTTGACCTGAATGGTCAATTTCCTAAAGGAGTGCAAGGTCCTTTCGTTAATGATGATTTCGCTGATGTCTATTTCACGCTCTATGCCCTGACGCAAGGCAATCTTTCTTATTCCGACTGGGTGAAAACCGCTGAATCAACACGCAACGCGCTACTGAAAGTGCCGGGTGTCGAGAAAGTACGACTGCTCGGTGAGCAACAACAACAGATTTCGATTGAGTTCGATACCAAAAAACTCGCCAAGCTAGGCTTGACGCAATCACAAATTTTATCGGTATTGCCGCAGTACCAAACAGTGGTGGCATCCGGGTTTATTGAAACCCAAGGCCCAAGAGTCTATGTCCGTAGTGGCGCTATGGCTCAATCTGTTGATCAGCTTAAAAAGCTACCAATTGCCGTACAGGGACAAGTCATTCACCTAGGCGACCTAGCCAAGATCACCAAAGGGTTTGTTTCGCCAAGCCCCTATATTATCCGCAACGAAGGCAAGCAAACATTGATGCTCGGCGTGGTGATGAAACCCGGCGGAAATGGATTGGCGTTGTCGGATAATCTGAGTAGCTTTTCACAGCAATGGGAACAAAACCTACCTAAAGGTGTGAAACTGGAAAAAGTGACCAACCAAGGCGATGCTATTTCACTCGCGGTCAATACCTTCCAGTTGAAGTTCCTGATTGCCGTACTGGTTGTCATGGCGGTGAGCTTCCTGACCTTGGGGATGAGAGCAGGTGTAGTGGTTGCCTTGGCGATTCCACTAACCTTGGCACTGACCTTTTTCCTGATGCAATTGACCGGTAAGAACCTTGACCGCATCACCTTGGGTGCTTTGATTTTGGCGCTGGGACTGTTGGTGGATGATGCCATTATCTCCATTGAAATGATGTTGGTGAAGATGGAAGAGGGCATGGCCCGTATCAAAGCGGCGGCTTTTGCCTGGACAGTGACGGCATCGCCTATGTTGTTCGGTACCTTGGTGACGATTATGGGGTTTGTGCCGATTGGGTTTGCGCAATCCAATGTTGGGGAATACACCGAGAATATTTTCTGGATACTCGCGTTTTCTTTGCTGCTGTCTTGGCTGGTGGCGGTGACGTTCACGCCTTACCTCGGCTATAAGCTATTGCCAGAACCGAAAAAACTGCATACCGAAAACTCGCTGCCACACAATGTGTTCAGTCGCCGTTTATCGTCGATGGTTGTCTGGTGCGTGGGGAACCGCAAAAAGGTGGTGTTGATTACCGTCGCACTTTTCATTCTGTCTGTGGTCGGTATGGCGACTAAGGTGGAAAAACAGTTCTTCCCGACCTCAGACCGCCCTGAGCTTTTGATAGACATCAACCTGCCGGAAGGCACCAGTCAACAAGTGACCAATGCCATGGCATTGAAGGTTGAAGACTATGTTAAGCAACAGCCGGAAGTCAAAACGCTTTCAAGTTACATCGGGCAGGGCGCACCGCGTTTCTTTATGGCATTGAATCCTGAACTGCCGGATCCGGCTTTTGCCAAGATTATTGTGGTCACGAAAAATGCCGAAGAACGCAAAAAGCTAAGACACAGACTGGAAGCCTACGTGGAGCAAGGTCATTTCAGTGCCGCACGTGTTAGGGTGCATGCATTGCTTTATGGGCCACCGGTTATTTGGCCAGTCACCTTCAGAGTGATGGGGGACAATGTTGATGAGTTGCGCAAACTGGGTGAGCAGGTGCGTCAAATCATGGCGAAGAACCCGAACATCCGTACCGCGAATCTGGAGTGGGGCAATAAAACGCCAGTGGTTGATTTGCAATACAACCTGGATCGTATGGCGAAGTTAGGGCTGACACCGATCAGCTTGTCACAACAGCTACAAGGGGCTTTGCAAGGCGAGATTCAAGCCGATGCATTTGAAGGGACTCGTCGTATCGACTTGACGAGTTATTCCACGCAAGAGCGCCAGGCATTGCTGTCTCGTTTGAAGAGTATCACGGTGGAAACCGCTCAAGGCAAGAAACTGCCTTTGGAGCAAGTCGCTACCGTCAAAATCGGCTTTGAAGACCCAGTATTGAAGCGCCGTACCCGTACGCAGTTTATCAACGTCAATGCCGAAGTGGAAGGTGCACAACCGCCGGATGTCACCATGGCGATTTGGAAAGAGTTGCAGCCGATGATTAAGACCCTGCCAGCGGACTATCATATAGAAATCGGTGGATCGGTCGAGGAGTCTGGTAAGGCTCAAGCCTCTATCCAAAAAATGATGCCGGTGATGGTCTTCTTGATGGTGACTTTGATTATGCTCAATATGCAAAGCTTCCTGGGAACCTTCATGGTGCTGATTACCGCACCACTTGGCTTGATTGGCGCAGTCGCCGCCATGCTGGTTTTCTCTCAACCATTTGGCTTTGTTGCCAACTTGGGGATGATTGGTCTTGCTGGGATTCTGATGCGCAATACCCTGATTTTGGTCGGGCAAATCAATGAAAACCAGAAACAAGGGATGGAGCCAAAAGAAGCCTTGATTGATGCCACGTTACGACGTGCTCGCCCCGTGTTGTTGACCGCCTTGGCAGCGATATTGGCGTTTATTCCACTCACCACCAATACCTTCTGGGGGCCATTGGCATTCGTGTTGATTGGCGGGATTGGTGTTGGGACATTATTGACGCTGTTGTTTATCCCTGCACTTTACGCACTGTGGTATCGCGTTAAGGTCTAG
- a CDS encoding RimK family protein yields the protein MSHFYVVVENLKDWQPYYPTPDVITFDDYLQRVKESSKKRIRVINLCRDYRYLKTGYYCSLLAEARNHHVLPSVTTINNLGNKSLSKLLLDNTQKAMSSLPKGEEGETKTFRCWFGKTSEKSTVKLAQLIFEKLPSPLLEITLTFKHQWQIKQIKPLALKALTDPAEQEAFAQAFEQFSLQLWRKPKARKQYRYDMAILTNPDDPLPPSDPQALAQFVKAAKSLGISTEFITKKDYVRLAEFDALFIRETTSVDHHTYKFAKKAEAEGLVVIDDPTSILRCTNKVYLADLLNNHKVPTPKTLILSHATESNLKELATEIGFPMVLKIPDGSFSRGVIKVKDEQELDVEAKRLLAESSLLLAQEYMYTEYDWRIGVFNNKPLYASRYYMVQGHWQIYNHGEGETESGNFDTLPTYEAPKKVIDVALKATKLIGDGFYGVDLKQSGDKVVVIEVNDNPSIDSGVEDLFLGEQLYLEIMKEILRRLEEQGK from the coding sequence ATGAGTCATTTTTACGTTGTCGTCGAAAACCTTAAAGACTGGCAGCCCTACTATCCGACACCCGACGTCATTACGTTTGACGACTACTTGCAGCGCGTCAAGGAATCCTCCAAAAAGCGCATTCGTGTCATCAACCTGTGTCGTGATTACCGTTACCTGAAAACCGGGTACTATTGCTCGTTGCTGGCCGAAGCCCGCAACCACCATGTATTGCCGTCGGTAACGACCATCAACAACCTTGGCAACAAATCGCTTTCCAAACTGCTACTCGACAACACGCAGAAGGCGATGTCGTCTTTGCCAAAAGGAGAGGAAGGCGAAACCAAAACCTTCCGTTGCTGGTTTGGCAAAACCAGCGAGAAAAGCACGGTGAAATTGGCGCAACTCATCTTCGAAAAACTGCCTTCGCCTTTGCTGGAAATCACGCTGACATTCAAACACCAATGGCAAATCAAACAGATCAAACCCTTGGCTTTGAAAGCCCTGACCGATCCTGCGGAGCAGGAAGCTTTTGCACAAGCGTTCGAACAGTTCAGCTTGCAACTTTGGCGTAAGCCGAAAGCGCGTAAACAATACCGTTACGACATGGCGATTTTGACCAATCCGGACGACCCTTTACCGCCAAGCGACCCGCAAGCGCTTGCGCAGTTTGTGAAGGCCGCCAAAAGTTTGGGCATCAGCACCGAGTTTATCACCAAGAAGGACTATGTCCGCCTTGCTGAATTCGACGCCTTGTTTATCCGTGAAACCACCTCGGTCGACCACCACACTTATAAGTTCGCCAAGAAAGCAGAGGCGGAAGGACTTGTCGTAATCGACGACCCAACCTCTATTTTGCGGTGTACCAACAAGGTTTATCTGGCGGATTTATTGAACAATCACAAGGTGCCGACACCAAAAACGCTGATTCTCAGCCATGCAACCGAAAGCAACTTGAAAGAGCTGGCAACGGAAATCGGCTTTCCGATGGTATTGAAAATTCCAGACGGGTCTTTCTCCCGTGGCGTAATCAAGGTCAAGGACGAGCAGGAGCTAGACGTTGAAGCCAAACGCTTGCTGGCAGAGTCTTCATTGCTGCTTGCCCAAGAATATATGTACACCGAATACGATTGGCGCATCGGCGTATTCAACAACAAGCCGTTGTACGCCAGCCGCTACTATATGGTTCAAGGACATTGGCAGATTTACAATCATGGCGAAGGCGAAACCGAGTCGGGTAACTTCGACACCCTGCCAACCTATGAAGCGCCGAAAAAAGTGATTGATGTCGCACTGAAAGCCACCAAATTGATTGGTGATGGCTTCTACGGCGTGGACTTGAAGCAGAGCGGCGACAAAGTGGTGGTGATTGAAGTCAATGACAACCCAAGTATCGACTCAGGCGTGGAAGACCTGTTTCTCGGCGAACAGCTCTATTTGGAAATCATGAAAGAAATCCTTCGACGTTTGGAAGAGCAAGGCAAGTAA
- a CDS encoding DUF2817 domain-containing protein → MSHPLLDLQAPMVLSVFKNSYLDARECFQQTLADIPQSLIKQSERFVHPLTGPAGEELACETVLLSQSEQPETILVVISGTHGVEGVTGSAIQADILPLLVDVLQKSARLGVMLIHAMNPWGFAWVRRGDHQGIDLNRNFIDFDQPVPMNEDYAQYQSQLHEARWLEVSDFSGLWQGVSFADFIEQITRGQYQDPTGLFYGGNAPSWSRQVLETITRHAVFESAHNINVIDCHTGLGPYGYGEVINDHFPNTAGFDWVNRLYGANACAALLGESCSAPKSGLIDYHWQKVIGGRGCFVTLEFGTYSVDKLISELLREQIYQNTLPQGVERNIKAEPVRLMQAFFYPRESSWQQQVLFRGRQVVNMALQGVLGSEQ, encoded by the coding sequence ATGTCTCATCCGTTACTCGATTTACAAGCGCCGATGGTGTTGTCGGTTTTCAAAAACAGTTATTTGGACGCTCGCGAATGCTTTCAGCAAACACTGGCTGATATTCCGCAATCACTCATCAAGCAGTCGGAGCGTTTCGTGCATCCATTGACTGGGCCGGCAGGCGAAGAGCTGGCATGCGAAACCGTGCTGCTCAGCCAGAGCGAGCAACCGGAAACGATTTTGGTTGTGATTTCCGGAACCCATGGTGTAGAAGGGGTAACCGGCTCGGCGATACAAGCGGACATCTTGCCTTTGTTGGTGGATGTGTTGCAAAAATCTGCCAGGTTGGGGGTGATGCTGATTCATGCGATGAACCCGTGGGGATTCGCTTGGGTGCGCCGTGGTGATCACCAAGGGATAGATTTAAACCGAAATTTCATTGATTTTGACCAGCCGGTACCGATGAATGAAGACTACGCCCAATATCAAAGTCAGCTGCACGAAGCACGTTGGTTGGAAGTGTCTGATTTCAGTGGTTTGTGGCAAGGGGTATCGTTTGCTGACTTCATCGAGCAGATTACACGCGGGCAGTATCAAGACCCAACCGGGTTGTTTTATGGCGGAAATGCGCCTAGCTGGTCACGGCAAGTGCTGGAAACCATCACCCGACATGCGGTTTTTGAGTCGGCGCACAACATTAATGTTATTGACTGTCACACAGGGCTAGGGCCATATGGTTATGGTGAAGTGATTAATGATCATTTTCCAAATACGGCAGGGTTCGATTGGGTCAACCGTCTGTATGGCGCGAATGCCTGCGCGGCATTGTTGGGAGAATCCTGTTCGGCACCAAAATCCGGGTTGATTGACTACCATTGGCAAAAAGTGATTGGCGGTCGAGGGTGCTTTGTCACCTTGGAGTTCGGTACCTATTCGGTGGATAAATTGATTAGTGAACTATTAAGAGAACAAATTTACCAAAACACGCTTCCCCAAGGAGTGGAGAGAAATATCAAGGCAGAGCCTGTGAGGCTGATGCAGGCGTTCTTTTACCCACGAGAAAGTAGTTGGCAGCAACAGGTATTGTTCCGTGGCAGACAAGTAGTGAATATGGCGTTGCAAGGCGTGTTGGGGAGTGAGCAATAA
- the rimI gene encoding ribosomal protein S18-alanine N-acetyltransferase, which yields MSDNRPTIRAAIPKDLDALLRLEQVCFTEDRLSRRSFVNLLKPGPHSCLVLEQDGELLGYVLMLYRTGTQLARLYSIAVHPQQQGKGLAKMLLESAENEAEERQCVYLRLEVKVTNQAALKLYEQRGYKHLNRIPQYYEDGEDAFRMEKRLVAKALKTMPPKPYYEQTTDFTCGPSSLMMALKTLKPDYEMSRAEELQIWREATTIFMTSGHGGCSPHGLALSAWRRGLKVHLYTNIEGVPFVDGVRDEHKKAVIELVHNDFIRQISETDIDLTVKQLEAHDLMDILGQGLPVLALISTWRLNRNKAPHWVYVTAADEGFVYINDPDHNDQPHLSQTDFQQIPITRKMFMEMARFGQQKLRAILVLSSDEV from the coding sequence ATGTCTGACAATCGACCGACAATCCGCGCTGCGATTCCGAAGGACTTAGACGCGTTGCTGAGGTTAGAGCAGGTTTGTTTTACCGAAGATCGTTTATCGCGGCGTAGTTTTGTCAACTTGCTCAAGCCCGGGCCACATAGTTGTTTGGTGTTAGAGCAGGACGGGGAACTATTGGGGTATGTGTTGATGCTTTATCGCACCGGTACCCAGTTGGCGAGGCTTTATTCAATTGCCGTGCATCCGCAACAGCAAGGGAAAGGCTTGGCCAAAATGTTATTGGAAAGTGCGGAAAACGAGGCCGAAGAACGTCAATGTGTTTATCTGAGATTGGAGGTCAAAGTTACCAACCAGGCAGCGTTGAAACTCTATGAACAGCGTGGTTACAAACACCTGAATCGCATTCCTCAATATTACGAAGATGGTGAAGATGCATTCCGTATGGAAAAACGTTTGGTGGCAAAGGCGTTGAAAACCATGCCGCCGAAACCCTATTACGAGCAAACGACGGACTTCACTTGTGGCCCGTCGTCTTTGATGATGGCGCTCAAAACCTTAAAGCCTGACTATGAAATGTCTCGCGCCGAAGAGTTGCAGATATGGCGTGAAGCCACCACCATCTTCATGACTTCGGGTCATGGCGGTTGCTCACCCCATGGTTTGGCGCTGAGTGCTTGGCGACGAGGTTTGAAAGTGCATCTTTATACCAACATAGAAGGCGTGCCTTTTGTCGATGGTGTGCGTGATGAACATAAAAAAGCGGTCATTGAGCTGGTGCACAACGATTTCATCCGTCAGATTTCGGAAACCGATATCGACTTGACCGTCAAACAGCTTGAAGCGCATGACTTGATGGATATTCTTGGACAAGGTTTACCGGTATTGGCGTTGATCAGTACTTGGCGGTTGAATCGTAACAAGGCACCGCACTGGGTTTACGTTACTGCCGCAGATGAGGGGTTTGTCTATATCAATGATCCAGATCACAATGACCAGCCGCACCTTAGCCAGACGGACTTTCAGCAGATTCCCATCACGCGGAAAATGTTTATGGAAATGGCTCGCTTCGGTCAGCAAAAGCTTCGGGCAATCTTGGTTTTGTCATCAGACGAAGTATGA